A stretch of the Carassius carassius chromosome 50, fCarCar2.1, whole genome shotgun sequence genome encodes the following:
- the LOC132133154 gene encoding F-box only protein 31-like isoform X2: MLSRMAVCARLCGAGQSRRCRRRQRHSQADQGSDSEMDMDDEEEEERVVGSSVSRSSSCHNSGPSGAARLGSGDSASAGPPRPQSLLDLPPELLVEICSSLPGTALPNLALVCKKFRQILNTETIWRRRCKEEFGMSDDLRKMEIVGMSSRDLYVKLLHPYRHILGLWQPDIGPYGGLLNVVVDGLFIIGWMYLPPHDPRVEDPMRRRPLFRIHLWEKNKATIECMYGHKGPHKGDIQTVKKDEFSTKCNQTDHHRMPGGRQEEFRTWLQEEWGRTLEDIFHEHMQELILMKFIYTSQYDNCLTYRRIYLPPCLPSDLLKPGLFKGTYGSHGLEIIMLSFHESKAKATKLTGDPNVPAGQLTLEIDLNCPVRLPDLEHQRSMEELSRLVLGVHEEAQRGLQSRDTPSEAAEVPSPQGAEDVEPGAAACSHTSEAQPFVLPLGVMTRNEEYPRTCKMCFYGTGLIAGHGFTSPERTPGLFALFDDDRFGFIWLELKSFSLYSRLTDQLSHAQAPSMERFEAMLRNMQSWTS; encoded by the exons ATGCTGTCACGGATGGCGGTGTGTGCGCGGCTCTGTGGAGCGGGTCAGTCGCGGAGGTGCAGGCGGCGGCAGAGGCACAGCCAGGCGGACCAGGGCAGCGACTCTGAGATGGACATGGACgacgaggaggaagaggagagggtCGTGGGCAGCAGCGTCAGCCGGAGCAGCAGCTGTCACAACAGCGGGCCTAGCGGAGCCGCGAGACTCGGCTCTGGGGACTCGGCCTCTGCAGGACCACCGCGCCCGCAGTCACTGCTGGATCTGCCGCCGGAGCTACTGGTGGAGATCTGCTCTTCTCTGCCCGGCACTGCGCTGCCCAACCTGGCGCTGGTGTGCAAGAAATTCAGGCAGATCCTGAACACAGAAACAATCTGGAGGAGGAGATGTAAAGAGG AATTCGGTATGAGCGATGACCTGCGGAAGATGGAGATCGTGGGTATGTCGAGCCGAGATCTGTATGTGAAAC TGCTGCATCCCTATAGACACATCCTGGGTCTCTGGCAGCCTGATATCGGGCCCTATGGAGGACTGCTGAATGTGGTG GTTGACGGCCTGTTCATCATAGGCTGGATGTATTTACCGCCCCATGATCCCCGTGTGGAGGACCCCATGCGCAGACGGCCGCTCTTCCGCATACATTTGTGGGAGAAAAACAAAGCCACCATAGAATGTATGTACGGGCACAAGGGCCCTCACAAAGGAGACATTCAG ACTGTGAAGAAAGATGAATTTTCCACCAAATGCAACCAGACGGATCACCATCGAATGCCTGGAGGAAGGCAAGAG GAGTTCAGAACGTGGCTACAGGAAGAATGGGGAAGAACACTGGAGGACATTTTCCATGAGCACATGCAGGAGTTGATCCTCATGAAGTTCATTTACACCAGCCAATACGA TAATTGCCTGACGTACCGGCGGATTTATCTGCCCCCGTGCCTCCCTTCAGACCTCCTGAAGCCGGGTCTCTTCAAAGGGACGTATGGCAGTCACGGCCTGGAGATCATCATGCTGAGCTTCCACGAGTCCAAGGCCAAAGCCACCAAACTTACC GGTGACCCAAATGTCCCAGCAGGTCAGCTGACGTTAGAGATAGACCTGAACTGTCCGGTGCGTCTGCCCGACCTGGAGCACCAGCGGAGCATGGAAGAGCTCTCTCGCCTGGTGCTGGGGGTGCATGAGGAGGCCCAGAGGGGTTTACAGTCCCGGGACACCCCATCAGAGGCTGCAGAGGTGCCCTCCCCTCAGGGGGCGGAGGACGTGGAGCCGGGAGCTGCTGCCTGCAGCCACACATCTGAAGCGCAGCCGTTTGTTCTGCCTCTGGGAGTCATGACTCGTAATGAAGAGTATCCTCGCACCTGCAAGATGTG TTTTTATGGAACAGGCCTGATCGCTGGCCACGGCTTCACGAGTCCAGAGCGCACGCCGGGTCTATTCGCCCTTTTCGATGACGACCGCTTTGGCTTCATTTGGCTGGAGCTCAAGTCCTTCAGTCTGTACAGTCGACTGACCGACCAGCTGTCCCACGCTCAGGCCCCCAGCATGGAGCGCTTCGAGGCCATGCTCCGCAACATGCAGTCATGGACATCCTGA
- the LOC132133154 gene encoding F-box only protein 31-like isoform X1 — protein MLSRMAVCARLCGAGQSRRCRRRQRHSQADQGSDSEMDMDDEEEEERVVGSSVSRSSSCHNSGPSGAARLGSGDSASAGPPRPQSLLDLPPELLVEICSSLPGTALPNLALVCKKFRQILNTETIWRRRCKEEFGMSDDLRKMEIVGMSSRDLYVKRVNPQVKSGRFMKLLPDYEHMDYRDVYTHLLHPYRHILGLWQPDIGPYGGLLNVVVDGLFIIGWMYLPPHDPRVEDPMRRRPLFRIHLWEKNKATIECMYGHKGPHKGDIQTVKKDEFSTKCNQTDHHRMPGGRQEEFRTWLQEEWGRTLEDIFHEHMQELILMKFIYTSQYDNCLTYRRIYLPPCLPSDLLKPGLFKGTYGSHGLEIIMLSFHESKAKATKLTGDPNVPAGQLTLEIDLNCPVRLPDLEHQRSMEELSRLVLGVHEEAQRGLQSRDTPSEAAEVPSPQGAEDVEPGAAACSHTSEAQPFVLPLGVMTRNEEYPRTCKMCFYGTGLIAGHGFTSPERTPGLFALFDDDRFGFIWLELKSFSLYSRLTDQLSHAQAPSMERFEAMLRNMQSWTS, from the exons ATGCTGTCACGGATGGCGGTGTGTGCGCGGCTCTGTGGAGCGGGTCAGTCGCGGAGGTGCAGGCGGCGGCAGAGGCACAGCCAGGCGGACCAGGGCAGCGACTCTGAGATGGACATGGACgacgaggaggaagaggagagggtCGTGGGCAGCAGCGTCAGCCGGAGCAGCAGCTGTCACAACAGCGGGCCTAGCGGAGCCGCGAGACTCGGCTCTGGGGACTCGGCCTCTGCAGGACCACCGCGCCCGCAGTCACTGCTGGATCTGCCGCCGGAGCTACTGGTGGAGATCTGCTCTTCTCTGCCCGGCACTGCGCTGCCCAACCTGGCGCTGGTGTGCAAGAAATTCAGGCAGATCCTGAACACAGAAACAATCTGGAGGAGGAGATGTAAAGAGG AATTCGGTATGAGCGATGACCTGCGGAAGATGGAGATCGTGGGTATGTCGAGCCGAGATCTGTATGTGAAAC GTGTGAACCCGCAGGTGAAGTCGGGACGCTTTATGAAGCTCCTCCCTGATTATGAGCATATGGACTATCGGGACGTGTACACACACT TGCTGCATCCCTATAGACACATCCTGGGTCTCTGGCAGCCTGATATCGGGCCCTATGGAGGACTGCTGAATGTGGTG GTTGACGGCCTGTTCATCATAGGCTGGATGTATTTACCGCCCCATGATCCCCGTGTGGAGGACCCCATGCGCAGACGGCCGCTCTTCCGCATACATTTGTGGGAGAAAAACAAAGCCACCATAGAATGTATGTACGGGCACAAGGGCCCTCACAAAGGAGACATTCAG ACTGTGAAGAAAGATGAATTTTCCACCAAATGCAACCAGACGGATCACCATCGAATGCCTGGAGGAAGGCAAGAG GAGTTCAGAACGTGGCTACAGGAAGAATGGGGAAGAACACTGGAGGACATTTTCCATGAGCACATGCAGGAGTTGATCCTCATGAAGTTCATTTACACCAGCCAATACGA TAATTGCCTGACGTACCGGCGGATTTATCTGCCCCCGTGCCTCCCTTCAGACCTCCTGAAGCCGGGTCTCTTCAAAGGGACGTATGGCAGTCACGGCCTGGAGATCATCATGCTGAGCTTCCACGAGTCCAAGGCCAAAGCCACCAAACTTACC GGTGACCCAAATGTCCCAGCAGGTCAGCTGACGTTAGAGATAGACCTGAACTGTCCGGTGCGTCTGCCCGACCTGGAGCACCAGCGGAGCATGGAAGAGCTCTCTCGCCTGGTGCTGGGGGTGCATGAGGAGGCCCAGAGGGGTTTACAGTCCCGGGACACCCCATCAGAGGCTGCAGAGGTGCCCTCCCCTCAGGGGGCGGAGGACGTGGAGCCGGGAGCTGCTGCCTGCAGCCACACATCTGAAGCGCAGCCGTTTGTTCTGCCTCTGGGAGTCATGACTCGTAATGAAGAGTATCCTCGCACCTGCAAGATGTG TTTTTATGGAACAGGCCTGATCGCTGGCCACGGCTTCACGAGTCCAGAGCGCACGCCGGGTCTATTCGCCCTTTTCGATGACGACCGCTTTGGCTTCATTTGGCTGGAGCTCAAGTCCTTCAGTCTGTACAGTCGACTGACCGACCAGCTGTCCCACGCTCAGGCCCCCAGCATGGAGCGCTTCGAGGCCATGCTCCGCAACATGCAGTCATGGACATCCTGA